Proteins from a single region of Anaerolineae bacterium:
- a CDS encoding ABC transporter substrate-binding protein has protein sequence MQRLSRRDFLRLSALTTGSAILAACVPPTAPPAALPAAPAEKPAPAVPAVSAELPVPREEAVIINETAIFTVFGTWNPFPPNALGYGAWQAAIEHLFYINWATGEFINWLAEGYEYNDDFTQMTVKTRPEAQWNDGTPFTTADIEFTVNMVKSNTALWYGATMAQWVDNVETPDPHTIVFHLTKPNPRFHMNFAQAWGFPVMAKHVWEGQDPLTFKNHPPVFTGPYKLFQELPDRRMVIWERNENYWGKSRGYFPGPKYYIYQTSPPPEAEIADLQNNLIDHAHSYTTDKQLLERSKELNPKVVLAPWRDPCPRGIWFNCAKYPLSRPEVRWAIHHCVNKEKAANVLFPWPTVPARYPWADWDGNKKYEYEDILSEFDISFDPQKGAKILDDLGFKPGPDGIRVDDRGNRMSFTILVPQVAVTGEYPIAQDLAEELRKIGVEATVKWTEMAPFDEATSTGNFDITSHWFCGNWAEPPMTFTDWQAQRIKPIGERATEGNWVRLNDPELTEVVQKMEVMSPDDPAIVELYRQAFRLYMKNMPGIPVVQTTFVMPFNTTYWTGWPEEGNIYAVPFTWWPEFKFVLFNLKKAT, from the coding sequence ATGCAAAGGCTAAGCCGCCGTGATTTTCTGCGTCTGTCCGCTCTGACTACTGGCAGCGCAATCCTGGCAGCCTGTGTGCCTCCGACTGCGCCTCCTGCTGCACTGCCCGCAGCACCTGCGGAAAAGCCCGCTCCTGCTGTGCCTGCGGTGAGCGCGGAATTACCGGTGCCACGTGAAGAGGCGGTTATCATCAACGAAACCGCCATCTTCACTGTCTTCGGCACGTGGAACCCCTTCCCACCCAACGCGCTCGGCTATGGCGCCTGGCAAGCCGCTATCGAACACCTCTTCTATATCAACTGGGCGACGGGCGAGTTCATCAATTGGCTGGCGGAAGGCTATGAGTACAACGATGACTTCACTCAGATGACGGTCAAGACCCGACCAGAAGCCCAATGGAACGATGGTACCCCCTTCACTACGGCCGATATCGAGTTCACCGTCAACATGGTGAAGTCAAATACAGCTCTGTGGTACGGGGCAACGATGGCGCAGTGGGTGGATAATGTGGAAACCCCTGACCCACACACCATCGTGTTCCATTTGACCAAGCCCAATCCGCGTTTCCATATGAACTTTGCGCAGGCCTGGGGCTTCCCAGTGATGGCCAAGCACGTATGGGAAGGGCAAGACCCCCTCACCTTCAAGAATCATCCTCCCGTGTTCACTGGGCCGTATAAGCTCTTCCAGGAGCTCCCAGATCGCCGCATGGTCATCTGGGAGCGTAACGAGAACTATTGGGGCAAGAGCCGTGGCTACTTCCCCGGGCCGAAGTACTACATTTACCAGACCAGCCCCCCACCCGAGGCCGAGATCGCCGATCTGCAGAACAACCTGATTGATCACGCCCACTCGTACACCACGGACAAACAACTCCTCGAGCGGTCGAAGGAGCTGAACCCCAAAGTAGTGCTGGCCCCCTGGCGCGACCCGTGCCCGCGCGGCATCTGGTTTAACTGCGCCAAGTATCCGCTGAGCCGGCCGGAAGTGCGATGGGCGATCCATCATTGCGTTAACAAGGAGAAGGCTGCTAATGTGCTTTTCCCCTGGCCTACTGTCCCGGCACGCTACCCTTGGGCTGATTGGGATGGCAACAAGAAGTACGAGTACGAGGACATCCTGAGTGAGTTCGACATCTCCTTCGATCCCCAGAAGGGGGCCAAGATCCTGGACGATCTGGGCTTCAAGCCGGGTCCCGATGGCATTCGCGTGGATGACCGGGGTAACCGGATGTCGTTCACCATCCTCGTACCCCAGGTGGCGGTGACAGGTGAGTATCCTATCGCCCAGGACTTGGCCGAGGAGCTCAGAAAGATCGGCGTGGAAGCCACTGTGAAGTGGACCGAGATGGCTCCATTTGACGAGGCTACTTCCACGGGGAATTTCGACATCACCTCCCACTGGTTCTGCGGCAACTGGGCGGAGCCGCCGATGACCTTCACTGATTGGCAAGCCCAACGCATTAAGCCCATCGGCGAGCGGGCCACTGAGGGGAACTGGGTGCGCCTCAACGATCCAGAGCTGACCGAGGTGGTGCAGAAGATGGAGGTGATGAGCCCTGATGATCCGGCCATTGTGGAGCTCTATCGCCAGGCCTTCCGGCTGTACATGAAGAACATGCCCGGTATCCCTGTGGTGCAGACGACCTTCGTCATGCCCTTCAACACCACTTACTGGACCGGGTGGCCAGAGGAAGGTAACATCTACGCAGTGCCCTTCACCTGGTGGCCAGAGTTCAAGTTTGTGCTGTTCAACCTTAAGAAGGCAACGTGA
- a CDS encoding ABC transporter permease, producing the protein MSLKDAWRRSGYFRVGIVLFGFLALIGLAQPWLNRLLIGDINPVTMGSFQAYLPISREHWLGTDRWGRDWMAQLLLGLRYSLLIGALAGIVATLIGIFFGFVAGYKGGAVDGLLRTATDMVLVIPSWPLLVTLSAYITRLTIPVMALLLAAFSWPWAARTIRSQVLSLKGRPYVDLAIATGMRDMEIIFTEILPNLLPYLGVSLASSMVGAILAEVGLELIGLGPGDITTLGLMINWTMRWGALALGKWQMVFAPVLCLVLIFLSLNLINIGLEQAYNPRLREVTGA; encoded by the coding sequence ATGAGCCTGAAAGACGCATGGCGACGAAGCGGATATTTTCGAGTGGGGATTGTCCTCTTCGGCTTTCTGGCGCTGATTGGCTTGGCCCAGCCATGGCTGAATCGCCTGTTGATCGGCGACATCAACCCGGTCACCATGGGATCGTTCCAAGCGTACCTGCCCATCTCGCGGGAGCACTGGCTGGGTACCGACCGTTGGGGGAGGGACTGGATGGCCCAGTTGCTGCTGGGGTTGCGCTATTCGCTGCTGATCGGCGCGTTAGCCGGCATCGTAGCAACGCTCATCGGCATCTTCTTCGGCTTCGTGGCTGGCTATAAGGGAGGGGCTGTAGACGGCCTGCTGCGCACCGCTACCGATATGGTATTGGTGATCCCGAGCTGGCCGCTGCTGGTGACCCTCTCCGCCTATATTACCCGACTGACCATCCCGGTCATGGCTCTACTCTTGGCCGCCTTTAGCTGGCCCTGGGCCGCGCGTACCATCCGTTCCCAGGTGCTGAGCCTCAAAGGGCGACCATATGTGGACCTGGCCATCGCCACGGGCATGCGCGACATGGAGATCATCTTCACCGAGATCCTGCCCAACCTCCTGCCCTATCTGGGTGTCAGCCTGGCCAGCAGCATGGTGGGCGCGATCCTGGCCGAGGTCGGGCTGGAGCTGATCGGATTGGGGCCGGGCGACATCACGACGCTGGGCCTGATGATCAACTGGACCATGCGATGGGGCGCCCTTGCCCTGGGGAAATGGCAAATGGTCTTCGCCCCGGTGCTGTGCCTGGTCCTCATCTTCCTCTCGCTTAATCTGATCAACATCGGCCTGGAGCAGGCTTATAACCCCCGTCTGCGGGAGGTCACGGGAGCGTAG
- a CDS encoding ABC transporter permease, giving the protein MASRHPVLMYLLKRIAVYLITVWGAFTVAFVFFRLVPGDPIGSFAASMMQRYGQRIQDAEAMIQAYRQMLGLDGSLFHQYIRYLSNVFLHLNFGPSLIAFPTPAIEHILRALPWTIGLLGLSTVIAWTLGFVIGGLVGFRRDSPISATLTNLAIVLSQIPPYFMALALLFLLAYSLQWLPTRGAYAANVTPALNWAFIASVIRHGTLPALSIIFISVSGWLISTRSLVISILGEDYLLFAEAKGLKRGWILTRYVLRNAMLPQVTGLAMSLGFVMNGFFLVEWVFNYPGLGTLFLNAIGMLDYNVVQGIVLMSITVILTATLLIDLLLPLVDPRVRMGGSR; this is encoded by the coding sequence ATGGCGTCAAGGCACCCGGTCTTGATGTACCTGCTAAAGCGGATCGCGGTCTATCTGATTACCGTCTGGGGGGCGTTTACCGTGGCTTTTGTCTTCTTTCGTCTTGTGCCCGGAGATCCTATCGGCAGCTTTGCGGCCTCCATGATGCAGCGATATGGTCAACGGATCCAGGACGCCGAGGCCATGATCCAGGCTTACCGCCAAATGCTGGGATTGGATGGGAGCCTGTTCCATCAATATATCCGTTATCTCAGCAATGTGTTCCTGCACCTCAACTTCGGGCCGTCCTTGATCGCCTTTCCCACGCCAGCCATTGAGCACATCCTGCGCGCCCTCCCCTGGACGATTGGGCTGCTTGGCCTCTCTACTGTGATCGCCTGGACGCTCGGCTTCGTAATTGGCGGCCTGGTCGGCTTCCGCCGCGATTCGCCGATCTCCGCCACGCTAACCAACCTGGCCATCGTCCTTTCGCAGATTCCGCCTTACTTTATGGCCTTGGCTCTGCTTTTCCTATTAGCGTACTCGCTCCAGTGGCTGCCCACCCGAGGAGCCTATGCTGCTAACGTCACGCCTGCCCTGAATTGGGCATTCATAGCGAGCGTGATCCGGCATGGGACACTGCCGGCCCTCTCCATCATTTTCATCTCCGTGTCGGGCTGGCTCATCTCCACCCGGTCCCTGGTGATCTCGATCTTGGGCGAGGATTACCTGTTGTTCGCGGAGGCCAAAGGGCTAAAGAGGGGATGGATCCTCACGCGATACGTGTTGCGCAACGCCATGCTACCCCAGGTGACAGGCCTGGCCATGTCGCTGGGGTTCGTGATGAACGGCTTCTTTCTGGTGGAATGGGTTTTCAATTACCCCGGCCTGGGCACCCTCTTTCTCAATGCCATCGGCATGTTGGACTACAACGTCGTCCAGGGGATCGTGTTGATGTCCATCACTGTGATCTTGACGGCGACCCTGTTGATTGACCTGTTGCTGCCCTTGGTGGACCCGCGAGTACGGATGGGAGGTTCCCGATGA